The nucleotide sequence TTGGTCTCTGGCACGGTGAGATGCCTCAAGAAAATCCTCAATCAGGTCTAATGAGATCAAGGACTGACTGAACACAAgcctaaaacataaaaatggatTTGATTAGATATGATCACCAGTCAGAATACTGACAGAACCCCTtacagtgtatttgtgtttaaatttgtttcagtCCAGATGATAACTGACACTTTATCCCCCAGGTCTTCAGCCATTCTGAGGATCTCAAACAACAGCACCATCTTCCCTGAGTGTTCAGGGATCTTGGTGTCCGCTTCAGTCAGAAAATGCTTGTACCAGTCTTCATATGGACTCTGAGGCCTGGGGCTGTGGGTTGCTTTCTCTCCTACACATAatataacacaaaacaaactataTTAGCATCCAGGTTGCCGAGTTAGCATATTAGTGACCCATGGTGCTTATATACCTTCCACTGCCGGGACATCTTTGGATACATCAACAGTAAGCAATGTGCAGTCATTGGGGTTATTCCCGTCTTTTTCATTGTTGGATCTCAGTCTACTTCTCCCggcagaaaagaaagaaatgtaaattataaaatCAGGTTGAGAAGTGGGTAGAAGTACCTGCTACTCTCTGTTTGTTTaacttttataatttaattattaaaaaaagtatttactgcCATTAGTCTGTATACAATACCTAGTCTATGACATGTTTTCCATATTTATTGCagagttgcagttaaactgtaTATAAAGCtgtttacagtacatgaatTTCCTTTGATATCACTAGAGAAACCCCGACCTAACTGAACATAGCTTCCAAACAGACAGTAAAGGTCCCAAAGTCTGTTTTAATAAACCAGGATTGGTGCAGATGAGAAACAAATGATCTGACAGTAACATGTTGAGTGTGAAATTATCGTAGTAGACCTTACTTCTCAGACAgaatattttcttcatttctcaGCAGAGCAGCTCCTTTCACTTGATTCTTCTTTTCAAAATGTCCCTGTATAAAAATCCACTGAAGtgtgaaataaaatttttaacatTCAACATTATCTCAGGCATGAATGTGTGCTCGAGgtaccttgttttttttcctgatgtAGTTTAGCTCAAGGCACCAAGGATGAGTCCAAATTCGGCTCAGTACCTGAAAGTCCTTAAACAGATTTGCTCCAGTCCTGTGCGCTGCTCTGGTCTTCATGAAACCCACACCTGGTAAAACAAGCATGATTATACTTTAGATGGTTGAACGCAAATTTGAATGAAATcaccaaaacaaaatgacacgATGTATTTATAATTCTTGAGAAGGAACATAAATACATGCCTTGATGAATCAGTGAAACGAGTGACTTCATTAAGTCTTAATTTTATTAGAATTATCTCTATACATAGTTCCTTATAGTACATATCTAGGGACTCCTATATTTTTCTATAAATTAACTACAACATGGAGGAAAGTAGTCACTAAATACATAGATTTCAGTTAAGTTGTCACagcaaataaatcatttaatacTTCTTAATGGAAATCACAAAAGATAGGTGTGGTCTCTTATTTAGTTTGAGTTTCTTTACATCTTACCAGTGACATGGTTTAGGTAGTACTGGTACAACTTATACTGAAGAGGGGAAACCCTCACAGCCAGCACATACTCATGTTTGCGAGGAAGAAACTGGGTCAACTCTGAGTAATCTCTTCTCTGGAAAGAAAGATAAACAAACTGTTGTAAGAGTTGGAATAGAAAACCACACTGTACTGAAACTGTGCATCTGGCAATATTGTTTGTTTACCTGCACACAACCAGCCAACATAGCATGAAGTACATGAGCTCGGTTCTTCATGATTCGGACGTCTTTCAGCGTGGAGTCCGCACACTGGCCATTTGCTATAGGGTTGATAAAGCGGTTTCGAAACTCACTCAGTGAGCCCAAAAGATTTCTCTTGATGAAACTGACCATGCAGTGATCTGTGTGAACACGATATgctacataaatatttttaaatgaaatatacatacacacattcattttttactCTATAAGATTTGCAATGTTAGTAAATGTAACAGTTTGTTACTGGTCTCACTTAAACATTCATTATGTAGGTTAACATATTTCAGTGAACAAAGCTTTCTCCAAATGCCAATAGGCcattttatatgtaaatatgacTAACAGTGAACCAAGATTCAGCTGTGCTGCATTTTCAACAAATACTCAGGaagtagaaaaaagaaatgcataaaaaaatctgtcaacagctaattgaaaaaaaaatcacattggttcaacaacaaaaaaatctgccCTCCTTTGATACATCAAATATGATGTTGCAGTGCAGACTTACACTCAACCAGGTTATTTTGCAATGGTGTGCCAGTCAGGATCACTCTACGTTGGGTCTTAATGGCATTCATAGCTTTGGAGATATTTGATGAGACGTTGCGCAGGATGTGCCCCTCATCACAAACCACAAAGTCCGCACCTAAAGAAAATCAGTtacagatcacaatcaattagctGAGGAAAGGAATGACAcaaaagttttacaaatgaTTATTCTACAAAGTTACTGTACCTGGATCCACCAGTATGCTCTGTAACTCTTTCTTGCACCCCTCATCATTGATTTTCTGCCCTAGGGACAGCATGCGGTACATCTCATAACCCATTATCATAacacctccatctctctgccACCTCTGCAGAGCTCTTAGTCTTTCGGAAAAGTTCTTTTTTGTAGCCAGTTCCGTAACCTGTAACATGTTGAGCCAATAACGACAAATGGACATGTGTTTGAGCACATCTGAAGCATAAAAATGTACTATCGTTTATTTATGATTTACCACATTGCGTGTGTTGAATACCTTGACTTTATCCTCTCCCATGTTGTCCTGCCATTTCTTGAACTCGCTGATCCAATTGAGGATGGTGTTAAGTGGACACACAACTAGGGCAGTTTTAAATTTCAAGTTTGTTGAAAGCAGCACCGTGTGGAGGAACGTTACCACCTATAGATGATCAAGAAAGTTAAGGACACTGTCCATCTCTTATGTGATCATCATGTCCAATTTTGATGTGACTTATAAGAAAGTAAAGTAACTCTAAATGGTTGGGTATTCATTGtctaataaaagcaaacaataaTACTACTGGTGCATGTGTATGTCTTCACCTGCAGAGTCTTCCCCAGGCCCATGCAGTGTGCCAGTATACACCCTGAACCAGAAGAAGAGTTGGCCTTCTTCACAGATTCACAACAACTGTCCCAAATAAATTGAACACCTGTAGGAGAATAAAGAGTAAAGCTTTGGCTGAACACAAAAATGTACTGAAGTGTGGAAATGCACCACTAATAGCACAGGCTACAGGTAACTAATTAAATAATGTtagtttttccatttacatACCTTTACTGTGTATAATATTAAAGCAACATTAGTAAAAAGAGCACAAACTAACCATCCACCTGGTGAGGCTTCAGCCTCGTCACCAGGTTACTGTGCACCTGAACAAGAGGCTCCTTGGTCTCCTCATCCTGATCTAGGATCAGCTTGGTGGTGATTGGACACACTACTTGAGACAGCTCATCCTCTATAACTTTTATCTGAAAAGTGAAGCCGATAACGAGAGTCAGCATTTTGTCCTTTTGCTCCTTCTTTTAGAAAACATCCTATCAGAAGTGCCATTGTGCAATAAAACCTTTATGTATTGTGTATTCATCATTAGGCACAGAGTATCTTAAGAGCAGGCCTAGCAGTAGAAAGCTGAACATTAATCTACTgtaaagtttaagtttaagaGTTGATTAGCCTGTTTGGCTTGCGGTGTATGCAGTACCTCTCGCCTGTCCTCCATCTGCTGCTCCCTGGTTGCCAACCGTTTgcatctctcctcctcctctctcagaGCTTCCTGGGTCTCAGCACAAAGACTCACATCGTCCAGTATTTTGCGGATCTTTTTGCGTCCTTTGGGAGTTCCCTTGCTATCACTGATGCTCTCATCTTCCAACTCTTGGTCACTCTTCACAAAAAGTTCCATCAAGCAATATGACAATTATACATCAAAGACAActcaatttttaaattattagagAAGGGCAGATACAGATCGGGTTGGTAAACAACTACCTTTTCATTGCTGGAATCAGACAACCAAATACAGGGCACTTGTTTTGTCTGTTCATAACCATCTTGTGATTTGTTAAGTAAGCTGGAGCTagaaaggaggaaagagaaattaaatttcaTGTATTACACCTACTCAGTATACACTGAAGTCTGTATAAAGAACAGTATATGTACACAACAGTAAGTTGTGTATACAGAGTATTCATAACTCTGAACTTGGATGTTaacaatgcaaatgcaaattattttatcGGAAACAAATTAAACCTAATTTTTAGACATTTATCAATAATATTATGTTAAGGTTCTAGTCTGCATCCCATTATAGCCATTCCAATGTAAGTTGATGCAAAAATAACTATAtcaatgcaaaagtttgcattccatTTATACTTttgtgttgatggaaaaaatgtttttgttttactctttttatttcaaataggAGGATGCATTTAACTCTATAATCAACACCCTACAGTCTAAAGCAACCTCATATTGTgccataatttaaattaaaatctggATCAGGTCTCGACAATTCAGTACGTCCAcctctttttttcaaattattttctcatatatatacatatcaatttagttagttagttagttatatTACATCTTAAAAAAGATGGCATTCATGAATGAAACCCTAAATTTGTATCAATTAAAACCCACCTGCATCTTGACTCAGTAAACTAAGGGGGGATTTGCTGGTATACCGTCTTGTCAAGCATTTTGTGAGATATTGCTAACAGACATGACCAAGTCCCTTTGCTGAGGTTGTAAACCTCGCTTACTTGTGCTATTATTACGCAGTTTCATTAGTTGCCATTATTCAATCGCTGCTACTTGTAGCATGtataacaaaatcaaaatcaaaatcaaaatttgaaagaATTCAAATTGTACTActttgctgttgttgaaatatAGTGTACCTTTGGCTCTTTTTTTCACTAGCCTCATCCTCTGACTGACTTAGCTCCTCACTCATCCCAAGGTTATCCAGCGCAGACTCAACACTCTCACTCTCATGGTCAGCttgacaaaaatcaaaacagacaTTAGAGAAAGGTAGGTATTCCCTGTTCAGGCAGACTAGGTGTATAATGTTAGAGGTGTCCTTACAGTTCAGGTGTTTGCTGCTGGCTCTTGTCTTACTCTTGCACTTTCCTACTTCATTCTGCGATGTTTTCTCTTCTAAGGTTAGTTTGAGACGAAGAAGATGGTGCCTCAAGTTGGGACCATCAGACATGGCGTCAGACGAATTTGAAGCAACATCTTCTTCTGCAGCAAAAATATGTTATATTATCATCTCTCCTTGTGTTATCCACAAAATACAACTGATTAAAAGTACAAAGATCCAATTCAGTTGTTGACTTATTAAGACTAAAATCAGAAATTAACACTTGTGCttataaaaaaaagatgcacaagaaaaaaaaagtgttaaatctAAATAgtgctaatttaaaaaaaataaaattacttacCGCTGTCATCTGTTCCATTATCTTCATTGTCTTGATTGAACTCCCTGTCACCCTCCGACTCAGACTCATCTTGTGTTTCCTCATCCGACGAGATATCATCACTGGAGTAGTTGGCTTTGATTTGGGCCAATAGCATTTTCTTAGCGATTCTTtcaaaaggtagaaaagaaggaaaaggtGCCTGAAGTTCATTTAATCATCAGTTACATTATCTTCAGCTTGATATTGTTATACTTGTTACAAGGCAAGATCAAAATCTCTTTAATGACAGTtgaatataatatttaacaaaaataattcttGAAGTGCTGATTAGGTGCCAAAAATCTATGAGCTGTTGAAATCTTTGTAGTGAGTCACTTCTTGTCAAACATTTTGTGTCAAAACCTAAACCTCTACTAGTCAAGTCACGGACCAATTAAAATAAACGGTCTCAAAGTCATATTTACTATAACCGCAGGGGGGGGGGAAATGAGATAACAAGGAGACGGAGACTTTTTGAGTAAGAATTTATTACAACAAACATGTATTCTtcacaaaaatcaaaacagagggacattctaaatgtttttcttcttttgggaACAGGGACGGATTACTTTTTTCCTACATAGATTTTTGCTTCCTCATGTCCAACAGGCATTTGTtcgtaaaaaaaaatatatatatatactgttgCGTAGTTCATCCAATCATGGCAGTTAGCAGTAAAGATATACATGCTTGTCTTAAAGATGGAGAATAATATGCTTACAGAAACAacaaattactaaaaaaaaagtgtgtaaataaatatgctGCACATAACGATAGTTCatgaaaacacttaaaaaaaaaaaagagcacctAAAGTTTTGTCTATCAGTCActcaatattaaatataatatttatatatatgccTTTTCTACATCTACCTATGCTCAATGCACAGTTCCTAGTGCAGGCTGACCTGTAACATCCTAAGATAATTGAGGATAAAAAGACTTATATGGGACATAAGGGCTGCACATACAGGACTGATCCTATAGTACAGGTCACTGAACTTAGGTCatttttactgaaattaaatgCAACATCTTGTGAGGCTTTGTTGCATTATAATTTATGAAGGTGCTTTAAGACAGCAGCAGTAACCGATCAGTATGAGTCTACGATGTAATTTACCAGGTTTCAACGAATATAGGGTCACATAGGAATTTGGCTTTGCTGCCATCAGTAATCAGATTGTGAGgttttcaaaacaaagtaaCAGTCATTTGTGTATTGCAGCGCACTAACTATAAAAAGTGTAAACTTTACATTTCTGCTGACCATTTACCTAAAGACAAATTTGTGATGTCGCTGCAGTTTAACCTTTACaaagggggaagaaaaaaaaaaaaacttagcaCCAATAGGAGGTGACAATGTCCGAGATTTAAGTGACTGCAGTCTAAAAGCACTGCATTCATTGTTGTACTGTCAGAAAATCCGACCTggaaaaaaatatcagaaacaCACATGGGTATCATTTAAAGGCGTAATGTAAATTTGGTCACTTTTTCATTATACTGATGTAGTTCTAAAGTCCACCATTAAATCTCAGATATACAATGTCTACATTAACATTAAGGAGCACTGAACTGGGAGCCTCGTTAACAAGCTAGTTTCTGTCAAGTGCGGTCTAAGTCTCAGCAAATTCATTGATCAGTTTAAGTTTATGAAGCTACAGTGTGCTTTAGAAAATGGTCAGCAGATATGTGTACTTTGTGCATAGAAAGTGGGGTAAATCATACTGAAATACTGTGATGGTTCTGAAGAACAATGCTTACGGTAAGGTCTGCAAAATTACCAAGACACTTGTGTCTTTGACAGAAATGTTTATCAAATGTGCTTTGAGTATGGATGCCCAGGGAGGACAGGACACACAATTACCAATTAAAGCATCTCACTggacacatacatacattatagCAAAAATACAATCAaggtttttctttctcagcTGGTCAGTTGCTCAAACATGATCtataagaaaacaaactgcatgtTGATGCAGCTTTTCAAAACTTTTTGCCACCAATAGCCTCAATGTAAGGAAACAATGGAATTTCTGAATGCAGGTAATTGGTGGATTTTCTTCTTTAGTTGTTTCCGTTTTACAGGTGTATCTTGTGTAACCTTTTGTAGAGGCTTTCTGGGTCAGAGGAAATCACATAACCTTCAATTTCAACACTGAGGTCTCTAAACACACCTTAATTTGTTCTTCAGACCCAGGCCCCAAGCAGTAATAACAGAATTGTATTATCCTCCACTATACTGGGGTTGAGTCACAAATCTCAGAGcccaaaatataaaactgtgtGTATGGAGACATACTACTAGAGATACAGTAGTGAAAAAGCTTTATAATTTGAATGTGCCAAGACATTAAAAGAATCTCTGTGAAAGCACCAATGTCAGTGAGAAAAGATTTTGGTAAATgacatgaatattaaaaaataaaagaaatctgaaaaataaatgtaaacttatTTATATAATACAACATATTTCTGTATGCAAACATATATGTTCACATGTGATAGCAGCACTGACCAGACACTTAATATTCAGACAAGATCTAAGGTCAGTGCTgcataagtgtgtgtttatacactAACAGCAAAAtgataatacaaataaacagacaGGAAAGCTGAATGACAGCTCCACCTATCGTAGTCCAATAGACTATACTGGCATTGAGATGATTTAGGGAAATCAGAGTTTTGATATGATAAGCCAGTAAGCCAGTAAAATACTTTGAGTGCCAGATGAATACATCGATCACATGCTCTAGCTTTATTCAGTCCTACAACAGAGCACTCACATCTAATGAGTGTCACCCTGCTGTAAAGCCTGATTTGGGGTGTGACTGTAGAGTGTCAGTGACCCAGCAGTGTTGTTATATAGTACCAGATTCTGGAGCTTCagtaataaacttttttttaatattatctaCTCCATTAGTAGCTTGCATGTCCTCCCAATCTTTCAAGAAAAGAAAGTACATGCCAGGTTATAACAAATCCTgagatttaaatatatttatatttaattttttcaaagtacAGTTATTCAGCAGACTGATATAATGCATGAACACCAGTATCTAACGCAGGAACATTTGTGAAACTGACATaactgtaatataataataataataataaaatcattattaaatatattttgtgacATCAAATTAGACTTTAAAGTTTACCTTTGTGCCACCCACCCCCAccaaaaaagcataaaaatgggAATAGAGTACATTTGCACAGCCATATATGTGATCAATTTAGGAATAATTTTAGAGCAGAAAATCACAAAAAGGATTTTCGAGGTGACAAATCTTATGCACATGTTTACACAACTTAGTCAGCCTTGCCTCCAGTATATTAACACAAAACATTGCTCAAAATTGAACAGtccatggaaaacaaaacaaaaacacttgttttaaatgtatttggtAAGTACATGTGCGTAATTTCTCTGGCAGGCAAAGCTTCAAACTTTATACTTCACCAGTAAATAAGAATATTTAAGTTAACACTCCTGCTCAGTGGAGGTACTTGTACATTCTGTAATAACAACAACGTACAATGCAATTCAAAACTCTTCAAATATGAAGGACTACCACTGAAAACATGCCTGTAATACATTAAAATTAGCTGTGAGGCAAAATAAGCGTCATCGTTGAAATGTATGATGGGACCTGTGCAAGCAAAAGTCGGTCGTTTGCCAAGTTTCCATACAATACAAGCTTAATTGCCAAGTATAGAATGCAAGTataagaaataataatacaaattagaTTTCAACTTGTTGAACACATATGTCTGGCATTTACATGTATACTGAGTTCTCCGTAAAACACAGAGAGCAGTGTGTTGCTTTTCCTTCAACAGCTTTTTCTAAACAAGCGTCAGTCTCACTGCTTCACACTGTGCCtcttaaaatgtgtatttgattGTTGGGGTTCTACTGCAGCTACGTTTTGGTCGTGTCTGAATAGACTGCAACTGAGTTTTAATGACATGGGTGTTGCTAGTTTTTGCACAGAGGTCAGGATTTGAAGTTGCAGCCTTTCGTCCACATCTAGGGTGTTTTACAAACTCTACATCTGGGCTTTTTGAACCATACCTATTTTCTggatcatcatcttcttctgctgctgctgcccatGAGGGCCCAGATTGCTCCTCATctcctgcaaaaacaaaagatgttattaaaattattaaaggacaaagacaaactacctcataaaaatgtatattgctGGTAGTAGTTAAAGgggttttttcctctccactgttgcctagggcttgctcaaggggggaattgttgggttctctctatacatctttatggtcttgactttattctgtaaagtgctttgagatgactttgttgtgaattggcactatataaataaaattgaattgaattgttactgtatatacagcATATTCACAGTGTAGCCTCTGTCTAacttaagaaaaacattttgtgcagaCAAATTCCCCACAGACACACTGTGCGTAAGACAACGGTTCCTTGATTAACTCTTGTAGCTGTCTTTGGTGGCCACCAAAACCTGAGGTTAATGCCTGGCTCTTCAGCTGCTGAATACACCATGATTTTCACCAGTTTGTTGCTCTGTGTTTATCTGCTGTTTGGTGCTGAGCAGGTAGTTTGTAGTGGAGTTTTTAAGCTTTcgtattttttttcagtgaacaaaaaaaatttcaggCCAATGAACAACACTGAACGGAAAATCTATAAAAAGTGCCCCATTTTCATTGATACTTATTGATACCATTGAAAATAGTGATTATAGTATGTGTAACAATTGCATGTGATGAAtaagatggaaaaaaatcaaattttcacTCCACATTCAAAAGAACCATTGTCATGGACCTTGAAAGATAATTCTAAATGGAAATCTCACCCGATGAGTGATGGAATGCTGCTGCCCCCAGTAAGGCCACATCTTCAGTGATGGGCTTCATCTTCTGTTCACTTCCGTCACTTCCCAAATCATCATCACGTTCATCTTCGCTTGAAGAGTATGATGACTCCATCTTTTCCTGACTAGACTTAGTCTTTGACTTCCCAGCCTGTATCCTACCCTGCTTTCTAGCCCCACTTTTCTCTTTTCGTTTGACAAGGTGAGGCTTCCCTATTGACCTCACCATATGAGagtgttgtatttttttctgtgagtcTTGATCATCACTAGAGGAATCGGTCCCACTTTCCCTTCGAGGTTTGACTCTTCTTTCACTTGAGTCAGACGTGGGAGAGCAGTCTAAAATCTTACGTTTGCAGCGTAAGGGCGTGTTCTTATTTAGCCAAAAGAGACATTTCTTGGCCACATTAGTTGATGCTTTTccatcatcctcatcactcTGGGGTTCATCAGAGCTATGTGTCATAGCTGCTCGCTCAAGCAGAGCAGAAGGGACTTCGTCCGAGTCCGAGTCGTCTCTTGCTCTGGTCagacttttttcttcattttttttggcTGGAACTGTAGTGGGAGTTTCCTCTGGGTCAGAGTCACAGTCGCTGTCTGCTACTGAAGAAGACATCTTCACTTTGACATCACTCGGTCGACGCAAAGGTGTCGTTTTCACACGAGGAGACCGTCTATTGCCTTGTTCTTCTTCTAAGTGTAGACATGCACTAGAgttattgttgctttttctgTCAGCTTTAGCACATatactctctctttcttttggtATATCTTTTCCATCTGACTTTGTATGCTTTATGGGGATGTCCTCCTCTATCTTCAAGGCATGAGAAAAAGGCTCCTGCTCCATAGGTACTGGTGTAAGTTTCACTActaatttttttgtcatgttgaCTCCACTTTGAGAGAGCTTCAGGCCAGTCTTTTgtgtcccctctctctcttcatgtGAATCTGAATCCATTTCATCCCTAGGGCAGATGTGTGATGTTATCCTCtctgtaaagccctttgagtcTGAGTCCTCATCTTCAAAATGTTCACCTGCCAGTTTCTGCAGGTCTTTCAAGCATCTTTCATCAGATACATCCAGCTCAGTGTCTGCTCCTGTTACTGCCTGTGTATCAAAGTCATCATTGAAGAACCTTTCCCAAAAGCTGAAAACATCCAAGTCACTAAATTCCTCCTTAAGGCTTTCCTCGAGTGCGATAAGTGATTTTCGCAGGCCTTTAACTACCGCCAGAAAAGACTTCAGATACAGCTGGCGAACACCAGTGGTTTGCTTGCTTGTTGTCACTGTATGAATAAAAttgacaaatgttttgtttaaggaGTTTGTGGAGTCCACTAAATGTTTGGCCTTTTTGGTAATGTCTTTGGAAATCTGCAGAGTGTTATAATTAAAGACCACGCTGCCATCCATGCCAGTGTGATCCCATTTATCCAAAGGAATGTTTTGTGGTAAGTGTGGCAGTGAATCATAAAGTCCAGATTTATCCAGCTCCCCTCGATTCCTCTTGCGCTGTTGCTGCCACAGTTGCTCCATGTTCTGGAGCACATTATTGCAGGCCATCACAAGGTCAAAAAGTGGTTCCGGGCTACAAACATAGCAGTACCATTTGCTCTCCAAGATGCCAGACAGCTCTTTCCTTCCCAAATTTCTA is from Channa argus isolate prfri chromosome 22, Channa argus male v1.0, whole genome shotgun sequence and encodes:
- the LOC137107636 gene encoding transcriptional regulator ATRX-like isoform X2; translated protein: MCAAMLSNAPSKLNVLVNKLHEYIAHSSIEDSSGPPTSRDVDGLAKRRCSVGNVTAQTTTEVGVDTKNSRRKPSVVIKHSGLDESGDSNASEDIDLPVNANGHLDISRLPKGTVLVRPEPVDNGRDEFRGPEFRSRKANVLRKEFSRRRGGAEHMGIVSCTACGRQVNHFQRDSFYRHPVLKVLICKSCYKYYLSDDISKDGDGMDEQCRWCAEGGNLICCDYCSNAFCKKCILRNLGRKELSGILESKWYCYVCSPEPLFDLVMACNNVLQNMEQLWQQQRKRNRGELDKSGLYDSLPHLPQNIPLDKWDHTGMDGSVVFNYNTLQISKDITKKAKHLVDSTNSLNKTFVNFIHTVTTSKQTTGVRQLYLKSFLAVVKGLRKSLIALEESLKEEFSDLDVFSFWERFFNDDFDTQAVTGADTELDVSDERCLKDLQKLAGEHFEDEDSDSKGFTERITSHICPRDEMDSDSHEEREGTQKTGLKLSQSGVNMTKKLVVKLTPVPMEQEPFSHALKIEEDIPIKHTKSDGKDIPKERESICAKADRKSNNNSSACLHLEEEQGNRRSPRVKTTPLRRPSDVKVKMSSSVADSDCDSDPEETPTTVPAKKNEEKSLTRARDDSDSDEVPSALLERAAMTHSSDEPQSDEDDGKASTNVAKKCLFWLNKNTPLRCKRKILDCSPTSDSSERRVKPRRESGTDSSSDDQDSQKKIQHSHMVRSIGKPHLVKRKEKSGARKQGRIQAGKSKTKSSQEKMESSYSSSEDERDDDLGSDGSEQKMKPITEDVALLGAAAFHHSSGDEEQSGPSWAAAAEEDDDPENRIAKKMLLAQIKANYSSDDISSDEETQDESESEGDREFNQDNEDNGTDDSEEDVASNSSDAMSDGPNLRHHLLRLKLTLEEKTSQNEVGKCKSKTRASSKHLNSDHESESVESALDNLGMSEELSQSEDEASEKKSQSSSLLNKSQDGYEQTKQVPCIWLSDSSNEKSDQELEDESISDSKGTPKGRKKIRKILDDVSLCAETQEALREEEERCKRLATREQQMEDRREIKVIEDELSQVVCPITTKLILDQDEETKEPLVQVHSNLVTRLKPHQVDGVQFIWDSCCESVKKANSSSGSGCILAHCMGLGKTLQVVTFLHTVLLSTNLKFKTALVVCPLNTILNWISEFKKWQDNMGEDKVKVTELATKKNFSERLRALQRWQRDGGVMIMGYEMYRMLSLGQKINDEGCKKELQSILVDPGADFVVCDEGHILRNVSSNISKAMNAIKTQRRVILTGTPLQNNLVEYHCMVSFIKRNLLGSLSEFRNRFINPIANGQCADSTLKDVRIMKNRAHVLHAMLAGCVQRRDYSELTQFLPRKHEYVLAVRVSPLQYKLYQYYLNHVTGVGFMKTRAAHRTGANLFKDFQVLSRIWTHPWCLELNYIRKKNKGHFEKKNQVKGAALLRNEENILSENRLRSNNEKDGNNPNDCTLLTVDVSKDVPAVEGEKATHSPRPQSPYEDWYKHFLTEADTKIPEHSGKMVLLFEILRMAEDLGDKVLVFSQSLISLDLIEDFLEASHRARDQLSCKAGSWIKDVDYYRLDGSTSAVLRKKWADEFNNADNIRGRLFIISTRAGSLGINLVSANRVIIFDASWNPSYDIQSIYRVYRFGQLKHVFVYRFLAQGTMEEKIYDRQVTKQSLSYRVVDQQQIERHFTLSELTELYNFEPDLLDDPNSKTSKRTTSVLPKDTVLARLLETCKKHIVSYHEHESLLDHKQEEELSEAERKAAWAEYEAESNTANTSGSLSHDTLNMKTNEQLLELLNKARANVSLAFHSLQGMMSYTIQDYMLKVRQQYPDLSDDHIKIKAQLWNMYDEKEQERRQALYRDALAQQQSLTLSIQTILSSRRNPALQMIVDSVNQLGQT